Genomic DNA from Erythrobacter aureus:
CGATGATCCAGTTGAAGTCGCCCCCGTCATCCGACTGGAGCCTGACTTCCTGGCTGAACTGCCTCGGGCGGTCCTCGTAATAGGCGACGACGAGATCCGCCGGACTCGCGTCGGTATCCTCCAGCGTTTCCCGGTTGACCTGCTCATAGGCGGTGATCGAGGTGAGCAGGACCGAGCCAAGCTGGAGTTCGCCGGTCAGCGACGCGCCGAAGGTCGAGATGCGCTCCGCACCCTCGACATTGTAGTCGCCTGCAAAGATGTCGTCGTCGGTATCGGCATAGCCGAGGCCATCAGTGGGCGTGCCATCGGGAAGCGTTGCTGGATTGCCGAAGAAATCGACACCCTGCCCGCGATGCTGGAACTGCCGCGCACCGCCAGTGCTCTTGCCGCCATGTACACTCAACCTGAGCAACAGATCGTCGGTTGGCCTGAGATCGATAATTCCGCGTAGCGCCCAGCGATCGATATCGTTGACCTGGTTTCCCGTGACACGATTGAGCGTTGTTCCGTCCCGACGATGATAGGTCCCTGCCGCACGAAAGGTCAGCGCCTCACCTACGATCGGGCCGCCGACCCCGGCCTCGGCGACGAATTCGTCGAACCGGCCGTAAAGGATGTTGGCATCGGCGGTGAAATAGTCCGTCGGCTTTCGCGACGAGAAGCGGATCGCACCGGCGGTCGTGTTGCGGCCATAGAGCGTCCCCTGCGGCCCTTTGAGAATTTCGATCCCTTCGCTGTCGAAGACATTGAAGAGCTTTCCGGAGTTGGCGCCCAGGAACACGTCGTCTACATAGACGCCGACCGCGCCGGTCGTGTTGGAGTTGAAATCTCCGATACCGACGCCGCGAATGAAGAGCGAGGTGGTCGAGGCCGCAGTCCCCGCCTGCATCGAAAGGCTGGGTACGAGCAATGTGAGGTCGCGCGGATCGCGAATGCTCGCTTCGGTCAACGTGTCTCCACCGAATGCCGAGATGGCGATGGGTACGTCCTGCACATTCTGGCTTCTGCGCTGGGCCGTGACGATGATCGGCTCTCCGATAGCCTCATTCTCGTACTCTTCCTCGGCCGACTGCCCGAGCGAGGCATCGGGATTTGTCTGGGCATGGACCTGCGGGGCACCCCCCAGGGCACATCCAGCCAGCAGGACTGATTTGGCGGCCGAGCCGATCGAAACTTTCATAAATCCCCTCCCAAACGATCAAAACGATTCATATCGTGTTTGAGCGGGCAATTTCGCGAGGAAAGCGCGTATGTCAAGCTTGAAATAGATATTTATCGGTATTTTTATCGGGTTTTTTGATTGAGCGCGCGGGTGTGCGCGTTATGATCGCCATCGAATTATCGATCGGAGTGAAGGCCTTGGGAGCAGCATCGTCATCAGGCTATCGCGAACCGCGACAGGAGCGCAGCCGCAAGCGTTTCAACGCCATTCTCGATGCGGCGGCCGCGCTTCTCGAAGACAAGGAGCCGGACGATATCAGCGTATATACTCTCGCCGAGTCCTCGGGAGTGCCGCCAGCGTCGATCTACCACTTCTTTCCCGATGCGAGCCTCGTCTTCGTCGCCCTGGCCGAACGCTATTATCGCGAGTTCGTGCGCGACATGGACAGCGATCCTCCGGCCGGAATTGCGAGCTGGCAGGAATTGCACGCTTTCCGCTTCTCCGAAGCGAGGGACAGGTTCAACGAAAGAAAGGCGGCCAGGCGCCTGCTGCTGGGCTCGGGCCTGTCCGCAACCATCCGCGCGCGCGATCTCGAGGTCGACAGGCAGCTCGCCGAATTGTCGGCACTCGAACTCACCAAACTCTTCGCCATCCCCGAAATTCCCAACCTCGTCGACCGGCTTACCGAGATGTTGGTCGTCAACGATGCGATCTGGACGCTCTCGGTCCATCGGCATGGCTACATAACGACCGAGCTGGACGAGCAGGCACGCCGCGCCCGTGAAGCCTACACCCGCACTTTCCTGCCGGAATACGCGCCATTGAGAGATCAGGCCCAATCGGAAGAGGCCAGCGACACGTAAAATCTGGTCACACAGCATCCGACAGAAGGCACGCGGCGATCCGATCCGCGACGTCGGGTTTGCGGATGAGGAAGGTGTAGAGCGCCATGTGATCCTCGTCCCGAATGATACGGTTTTCATCCGGCACCCGCCATCGATCGAGCAAATCGCTGGCAAGGCGAAAGGGCGTGGAGCTATCGCGCGTGCCCAGGCAGGCCACAATAGCCTCCGGATCGATGGACGGGGTATCGGGCGGGTCGAGCAGCGGGCGCAGCTCCGCGAGCAATTGGTCGGTCCAGCCAGCCTGTCGGACTGCGTCGGTCAGACCGAGAAGCTTCGAAAGATGCCCCAAGGCAACGACCTGATCGACATGGCCGGAACCGGCACCGACAAAAGCCATGTCCGGGCGCATGGCTTCCGGCCAACCCCCGCAATGGCCGACGATCTGCTGCGTTACCAGGCCTCCCAGGCTGACGCCGCCCACACCCACTTTGCGCGAACCGTTTTCGCGCGCCCATGCCACGAGGATTGCCGCCTCCTGGCATTGCGCGGAAAACAGCTCGAAAATCGAAACCGGCGCGCGGGCCAGATAGGGCTCGCCGCTATAACATCCGGGCAATTCGCGCCGCCCATGCCAGGGCGATTCCGGCAGGATCGTCCGGATGCCCCGCGCGGCCAGCCGCCGGGCCATGTAATCTTCTTCCGGCCAATAGCGAATGAGATCGTAGGACATTCCCAAACCGCTGCCGAATATGAAACTGGGAATGTCTGCGTTGCCGGGCGCCGGCTCGTAGACACGCGCGGTCACGACATCGCCATTGGTGAATGGCGAGGGTGAATGAAAGCGAAGCAGGTATTCTTCGCCGACCGGTCCCGGGATGGCGTTGGACCGCGTGACATCGATCGGATCGGCAGGAGCGGCATAGAGTTCC
This window encodes:
- a CDS encoding TonB-dependent receptor — protein: MKVSIGSAAKSVLLAGCALGGAPQVHAQTNPDASLGQSAEEEYENEAIGEPIIVTAQRRSQNVQDVPIAISAFGGDTLTEASIRDPRDLTLLVPSLSMQAGTAASTTSLFIRGVGIGDFNSNTTGAVGVYVDDVFLGANSGKLFNVFDSEGIEILKGPQGTLYGRNTTAGAIRFSSRKPTDYFTADANILYGRFDEFVAEAGVGGPIVGEALTFRAAGTYHRRDGTTLNRVTGNQVNDIDRWALRGIIDLRPTDDLLLRLSVHGGKSTGGARQFQHRGQGVDFFGNPATLPDGTPTDGLGYADTDDDIFAGDYNVEGAERISTFGASLTGELQLGSVLLTSITAYEQVNRETLEDTDASPADLVVAYYEDRPRQFSQEVRLQSDDGGDFNWIIGGYYFHDELKTDNAFDLLRSLRDPNDLLGTFDPVNSLGLLRYPYTQDTDSYALFGQADIPLTERLTATAGLRYSHDTIAMEYRSLFDAIGGIAPTKAYSDVTVPILDFSGEESFEDLSWRLALNYDLDETLVYASFSKGYNSGGFAGGASTDLVQLQPFGSEKLYAYEVGLKTEILNRLVQFNAAAFYYDYRDLQVFVFDLTGPIPVQRKVNAGNARVYGFEADTTIRPSRNFDLFASITLLDGKYEEFDAFGGAAFSGNRMVNAPEFSAAGGVNFRFPLGASGDLKARIDGSYTSSIFLFPDNDPVSRVDDHGQVNARLAWQNASESLELAMWGKNIFGEKYITSYAPVITSDQLNYNDPSTYGVQLILKY
- a CDS encoding TetR/AcrR family transcriptional regulator, with amino-acid sequence MIAIELSIGVKALGAASSSGYREPRQERSRKRFNAILDAAAALLEDKEPDDISVYTLAESSGVPPASIYHFFPDASLVFVALAERYYREFVRDMDSDPPAGIASWQELHAFRFSEARDRFNERKAARRLLLGSGLSATIRARDLEVDRQLAELSALELTKLFAIPEIPNLVDRLTEMLVVNDAIWTLSVHRHGYITTELDEQARRAREAYTRTFLPEYAPLRDQAQSEEASDT
- a CDS encoding alpha/beta hydrolase family protein; its protein translation is MTRTTLKPSTMHRILASPLGRPLASGVFNDLKLAMLPREFRMARARAAAFQHDEPEAFLAALGADQEAKRKLVEPAARALTELALRRKALRPVEETWERAMWEDLPIDASDLVALEEERRSLSERAIKPGMLFRFLWNEPSIAPTGFSVPAPVLALQRSADWLANPAELYAAPADPIDVTRSNAIPGPVGEEYLLRFHSPSPFTNGDVVTARVYEPAPGNADIPSFIFGSGLGMSYDLIRYWPEEDYMARRLAARGIRTILPESPWHGRRELPGCYSGEPYLARAPVSIFELFSAQCQEAAILVAWARENGSRKVGVGGVSLGGLVTQQIVGHCGGWPEAMRPDMAFVGAGSGHVDQVVALGHLSKLLGLTDAVRQAGWTDQLLAELRPLLDPPDTPSIDPEAIVACLGTRDSSTPFRLASDLLDRWRVPDENRIIRDEDHMALYTFLIRKPDVADRIAACLLSDAV